In Pan troglodytes isolate AG18354 chromosome 5, NHGRI_mPanTro3-v2.0_pri, whole genome shotgun sequence, the sequence GATGAACCTGGAGGGAAGAAGGCTCCTATGGTGAGGAGGGAGAGCAGGGCCACTCAGTGGCAGGGAAGTTGGTAGGAGCCAGACTCACAGCTTTATAAGCCACATTAAATATTtagcttttatgtttatttcttaaataaacacAATAGAATAATGGTTAATGATTGTGAAGTCCCAGATCAGATACCCTCATATTCAAATGTAAGTATTCAAAAGTAAGAAGCAAATTCCAAAACCAGATTTCTACTATCCTCTGTCACATGAGAGATTGGTATTGAGTTCTCATTATGGCTTCTCCcagatcaacattttaaaattccacaatTATTTGCTCTGTCCAGATTGCCTTACTCCATTTTATTCAATGGGTTGTTAATGTTTTAAGTCATAAGTCACGTAGATTGAAGAACAATTAGTCTAATCTTTCGGTTCCTATTTGATCAGGCAGTACTCAGGTGGCAACTGAAAGCAAATTTTTAGAACTTCGCCAATActcatcttattttatatatgttaagaAACCACATCAGAAACTGTCATATTTGTGGAGTCTGATTCAGGTACTCATTGACACACAGAACCTCCTCAAGCTCAGAGAGAAGCATCTTCCCTGAACCCTCCctattttgattcatttttaatCTAACATTTTCTCTGCCATTGGGTACCTCTTGTTTGCTAATTTCATGGGATGCAACATCTGCAAAAGTCAGAATTTACCAAACTGGTTAAACAGTAATCTCCGTTTTAGACTAACCGTTCAGCATTTTTCATTGGTCTGAACAGCTTACAATTTTTCTAAGAGCTGAGTACTTTCAGCCAAAATTTGTCCACTGCTGGGAGATACCTAGAAATGATGTAAGCTCAATCTGATAAACAATAAATGTTTCAAAACATGCAAATTCTTCCCCTTCTCTTTATATTAGAGTAAGCAAAGTTTGGAAAGTGCTTTGTATATGTAGGAATTCATCCAATTTCTCTTTTTATCCTACTCTTCTTTTATATGTCTGATAAATTTTAAATCTCTTCCTTTATAAAAGAGTACTTGGTAACAAGAATGACTTACCACACATCTGGGGTGACAGTGTCATTCTGGGATCGCCAGGTATGGGTTTCATAAATAGCTTCTCCATTGACTTTTAGCCAGGACCCCATTTGCCTCAGTCGCTcctcaaaaactacagaaatggTGCCATCTAGTGTGGGCCCAATATTCATCAAAAGATTTCCTCCAcatgaaactgtctctacaagttgctaaaaaattaagaataatgtttttaggtaaataaaataattccatctTTAATGTGCTAATATattgcatttatatatttatacatgtatatatagtcaCTGCCTAGAAGAACACAGGATAGAACAATGTCCTATATTTATAGGCCATTGAGCCATAGAAGAAATAATTCCTACATGACCACACTATTAAGAATATTATGTTAATAGCCACCAGACATTTCACTGTACCTTCACCAATTCTTCAATTGTAAGATAGTCAGAGATTCCAGCTTCCCTCCTATAGCCCCAGGACAGTTTGTCTATTGTCATGCAGTTTTCCCATTTATGTGGCAAAAGATGTCCTGGGTTATAACGATCACTGCAGGTATAGAAGCCACCATGCTTACAGATGCTACCAGCTCCCCAACGATCATTGGTGACTACTGTGCCCCGAACTGGGctgaaatgaaacatacaattttttaaaacaaaaggtatAAGCTTTTTATACAAAAAGAAATGTCACTGAAAAGACATGTAATTGAAATACAATTCTGAAAAGGGACCATGGCATAGTACAGTGGAAAGCCCATGGTTTTGAAGTCAAACAGACCTGAGTTGATTGGAGTTCTGGCTTTGTCACTTTCTAGCTCCCAGACCTACAGCAAGTTACCTGACTCCTCTGAATAAtgaatttcctcatctatgattAGAACAAAAATAAGTTATGTAAAACATTAGCCCGGTACCCAGCACATATAGCACTCATAAGAgtattatatgaatattttaaactcCCTTCCATATTGTAAATGGTAGCCAAAACTGAATTTATACCCAAGACACTTTTCTTTTCAATGATTCAATGATCTCATACATGTAGTctagcctttctttttctcttaccaTTGTGCCTAATATTGAAAAATCTCAGAAAATTTGACTGTTGATATCATGTGAAATATCCCCACAACATTACTTATCATAGCAGGTGGCATATTTAAGAGGGAAATCCACGCCACATAGAGGGAACAGTTTTGAGTCACAAATTGAAGTGATGGCTCCCAGTTTTTTCCCTTGGAAGGAGTACCTGGACACACTGCTGTTTTAAGTATCAAGAGTTCTTCAGAATATTTGTATTTGTGCCCTTTGTGGGCCCAGGAAGTGCAAGCAGAAGGTTGCCTGACTTCGTAGCACAATACCCAGTGCTTTCTAGTGTACATGCAAATTTGGTCCATATAGTTTAAGCCTAATGGAGGAGTTTAACCAGAACTCCCTGTTCTAATAGGGCAGCCTTGAACATACCAGGAAGCAACAGGAAAAAACTGGAGAAAGTGAAAATGCTGCGATGAaggaaaagaggagacaaacaaggGTGACATTGGCTGGGCAGCAAAGATGACCAAAAGGTAAGAGGATAAAAAGAAGCAGTCTGCGGGATTCAGAAGCACATAATCAGAAATAGTGATGAAGAAACAGAGTTAGTTGTCCCAGAATAGAGGCCATAAAGGACCAGGGTAGGAGAGAAAAAGGGGGGACCCACAAAATTAACACCTTCAAAGTTCTTGATCCTGTGATTTTTAGTCTGATCTCAAAATCAGACCACTGAGTTGGATTTTACTCCTGATTTATTTACCCTTGATTATGTTGAGTAAATAGTGATATATCTAATAAGTATTATTTACAATGATTTTCTCCCCCCATACCACCAATgacttaaaatgaaatatttcaagaggtgaaggaattaaaatgttagaaatataTTAGGAATATGAAGGGTAACTGCAGCAATCTCATAGCATACACACCTTTCATTATATAACCAGGCCAAGAAGCCTGTGCTGTTCCAGTATTGATCCGGCGCTCCTCCGTCACCATCCGACCACAGAACCTCAGGCTGATAGTTGTTCACTAACTCATAGAGCTCTGGCAATGTCTTAGAAACTGGAAATTGCCGCTTATGGAATGAACTGGATTCATCCTCAAGGAAGAGCGGATGAAACCATTCAAAAAGGGAATAGTACAGTCCAAAACGCAGGTCAGTTCTGTTCCTAATGGCTACCTCAAGTTCCTTGACAATGTCCCTCTTGGGCCCCTCATCTATGGCATTCCAGTTCCACGAATATTCTGACCCCCACAAGGTAAAGCCTAGAAAATTATAGTGAAAACCCTTGTAAGCATGTCAactttattttagtaaatttcaACCCACACAAATGCCCAAACAAATCACACAGTACATGCGATATATAAATACCTGCTCCTACAAATGACTGTTTTATGGCCATTTTTTCATAGCATATATCGTGCTTTTATATGAGAAGTGAGAATTTAAACAAGGTGAGACTGAGGTTTTTAAAAGCAACTTTCGGGGTATATCACTGTATGGTCTGATCTATCTCCAGTATTTTCCCTCTTAGATTTTAAGGTCCTTGAGGGATTGCATCATGTCTGCAGTGCTCCCTGCTATGTCTTCAGCCAACTGCTAGCACAAGGTATAAACAATCAACAATAGCAGCTCACAACTAAGATGGGAACATATACATGTACCATGCTAAATGATGACTACCACTATTTATTATGAAGATCCTGAGATGCACTCCTGCAAGATTCTTAAGTGTCTTCTAAACCAAAGCTTGAAGTCTACTGCTTAGTTTTaggattgtttattttattatagtgTGATTCTTAGAACACTGGTGATCCATGTATAGCAAATCTCTTTTAGCctgattatttatttaaccagaggggcaaaaaaaaaaaaccctactatTTCCCAATAGttctatactttaaaatatactcaCCACATGTAATCTCATCCTAGTACAAAATCATAAGCTTGGATGTTCCTCTTTAATAAAATTACCCAAAAGTGAATAGGCTACCAACTACACAGATAAGAAAAACAATGTATACCTTTATACAAACACTTAGAAGTGGTTCGTTTTTAACAGGAATTTGCATTTAGATTACTGATTGTTCCATATAAAAATGTTAGAAGAGATATATAAACTGAAATacttaaaacataataaatatgaaaGCCTCAAAAATTTCATCAGTGCCTAGAGACTTAAATACATTGTTACTATTCCACTAAAATCTAAAAGAATCTTTGAGAATAGACATTTATAAGGTACATTTGGTGAAACATTTTACTCTTGGTAAATTAGAACAAGTCTAAGAATGACTCATactttcgattttttttttttttttttgagacaggttctggctctgtcacccaggctggagttcagtggtgcgaacttcactcactgcatcctcgacctcctgggctcaagtgatcctcccacctcagcctaccaagtagctaggactacaggtgtgtactccaccacgcccagctaatttgtctattttttcagagacagggtctcactttgctgcctaggccggtctcgaactcctggcctcaagcaatcctccttccttggcctcccaaagtgttggaattatagatgtgagccactgcacctagccttagattcattttaataagctttttaaaaCAGCTCACTCTTGTTCCTATCATTTCTGTGGTAAGCTTCAGAGCAGTGTTGATATCTAAAGTCATATTCAAAGTTACTCAACTTGACAGGCCCTAATGTCAGATAGTACTAAAACCACTTGAGTCTTCATTTGAATATCACCACCATAAGCTCACACTGCGACGTTCCTTCCTGAGCTTAGTATGCATTTTCCATGAGCAATGAAAACATCTGACAACATGGGTCCCAGAAAATGTATACATGTGGGCTACATCATCTCTCCTCACAGTTTgattaacaatttttattaaataaactcaCTATGTAATGTTTTGTGCCATACAGCTTGGGAAAGTTCCTAGACATCAGGAAATCAGCATATTCTCAAGCAAATACACGTGATAGACATTCATCTCAGCAGGATAAATATCTACAGGAGAAAATCATGAAGCTACCAGAATGTGGCCAAAGGGAAAAATATCCTATGATCATTCCAGATTTTTTGTGTTGGTTCTCCTCTCCTATTCCCATCCCATCCCTGGAGAAAACAATAAGgcaaagtttctcttttttttttttttttttgagacaggatctccctccgccacctagactggagtgtaATAGccctatctccgctcactgcagcctcaagcagtcctccaacctaagcctcccaagtagctgggactacagagacaTACCACTacgctaattttttagtttttgtttgtttgtttgtttttgtagagacagggtctcactatgttgcccaggctggtcttgaacccctgggctcaaatgatcctccttcctcggcctcccaaaattttgggattacaggcatgagcgaccacaTCCAGTGCAAATTTTTTTATACCAAGGCAAAGATGATCATGCAAAAGAAACTAATGAATGAACAAGCCGTTGGAACAAAAACAATTTGTTAATGCTTCCCTGGCCTTACAAATACTGGAGTGGTAATGGGTGGAATCCATTCTATTAAAATAGAATGGATTTTAAATGTGTGGGGATTTAGATATTCTTCTACCACCTCTGATTTTTCTGGAAACCATTACAGTTCCACAATCCTTTTCCCTCCAGGTGATCTGGGTCACTTTCATCACTATCAGTTCATCCACTATTTGCACCATTTGGCCAGCTAAGAGTTGGCTAAAAGTGCAGCCAGGTGTGTCGTAATGATGCAAGACTATAGCAGTATAATCCCCAGGATGCATTCACAGGATGCATTacagagaaggggaaggaaagagtgCAATTCCAAGATGAACTTTGACTTGCAACCCACACTCCCTTCAACAAACAGCTTTAAGTAAATCTTGGAAATATTGTTCAAAATACATGTGACAAAACGTGACCATCTTTCCTCTGTTAGGTGGCGGGTATGATCCTTTCTGTATTCCTAACATCTCTCAATTTGGGTTGAATGTGCAGTCCCTAAGTCATAAGCAAGTGCCAGTCACCACTTATGGTTGCTCCGAAGAGAAAATTAGACCTTGCTTTAGTTTTTTCTTCCAAAAGAACAACTTTTCATTTCTTAACCATTGTCAGCAATTTCCATAGGCTGGATTGACTTACCTTCATGATGTTTGGAAGTTAAGACAATGTATTTGGCACCAGAGGCCTGAAAAATATCTGCCCACTGGTTGGCATTAAAAAATTTTGCTGTAAATAGTGGTCCAAAATCTTCATATTTGAAACTAGGAGGGTAATTATCTTTCATAAATTCCACATACTTCGGTATCTTTTCCTTTTGCCAATACCACCtaaggggaggaaaggaaagagtgcATAAacagcacatacacacacatttaaaagaaCTGCTCCAGCTCCCCTTACCATTTACCCCTCACACAGATAGGACCCAGATTCTCTTTCTCACTTCCCCATTAGTTTGACTTGGCTTTAAAGACAGCTTATGCAAACTAAACGCCCTCTCATTTTCCACCTATCCCCCTGTGATATCCACTCAGCTCATAAACTAGAGCATTCTAGGCAACTCAGCTacccattctctcttttttttaagacagggtctcactctgtcactcaggttggaatgcagtaatggaatcatggctcactgcaacctcaacctcctgtgctcaagcgatcctctcgccttagcctcctgagtagctgggaccacaggcacgtgccaccacacctggccattttttttttctttgtagagatgtggtttccatatgttgcccaggctggtcttaaactcctgggctcaggcaatcttcctgcttcagtctcccgaagtgttaggattacaggcatgagtcaccgtgtccAGCCCCATTCTCTTTTAATTCTTCACTTTTAAATCACAACATGTAGTATATGTCTTTACACATTGTCCCTTGTAACATAAGTGATTAGGGCTTCTAAAAGGAAGACTACATGCCTAAAACATAATATGCATCTATTATACTCAGTAGTAGAGAACACTTTGGAGGCACAGGACAGAAAGGGagacaaaagtaaaattaaaaagatgctgttattttaataaatggaCTCAACCTTCAACAATTACTTGCTATACGCATTCATTCTAAGCAATGGTATATTGACCCTAAACTGCGTAAGCAAGACTTCACGAGGAAAAGCACATCTACACATTTTAGATAAACACAGCAGTAACTATCCTCATGAAATAGATGCAACCCCCATTTCTGACCCACCTCCTGCTTTTTCTATCACCATTCCTTTCATATGAGTATTTCTACAGGATAAGCAAATCCATTATCAGCACTATATTTCCCAAGACGATCAGGAGACTCTGCTAAGAAGAAATAATTGAAGGGCGTACTATGCGGCAGACATGCTGTTTGCCTGCCCAAAAGTTGTATTTACGTAATTTCCCAGCTTCCACTACAGCTACGACAGGGATGTGAGATCCATGCTGGCCAAGGGAACTTGAGGGAAAGCCAACTTTGGGGACTGTGGAAATGGTTTCCCTCCTAATGAAAAGAGACACTGGCCTTCCTGCCTTTGGGCAGGGTTGTGTGAAGTTATGGTGCCTGGCTGCCATCCTGTGACCATGAAGGGACAAGTCCCCAGGCTGAGGATGACAGAAAGAGCCCGTGTCTTTGATTTCATCAATGAACCGACTACCTCTAAATTTCCTGTTATGTGAAATAACAAGCCCCTATCATTATACCTTTTAGTTGGGTTTAAAATCcttgaagcatttttattatttatttatttattattgattaattgattggttgagacagggtcttgctctattacccagtttggagtgcagtgtcatgatcataccacaccacagccttgaactcctgggctcaagtgatcctcccacctcaccctcctgagtagctgggactacgggcattacattttaaattgaactGCAAAAGAGAAACTGGGACATTCAGAAAGTTGAACAAGAATAAGGAATTTCTCCTAGCATCATCTAATTTGAACCTGCACTGTCCCCTACAGTCTAGACTTGAATTTCATGCTGAGAGATGAAAAGAGGCATTTATGGTAAAGGTCTATCatttatatttggtttttaataGACATTTAAAACAGTCACATATACTCATCTACACTGTTGATTCCCCAAAAGTCAAATTGAGAGTGAGGAGCAGAGGATACAAAGGGAAATCACAGGTAATTAAAGAATCTTCCACAGGGTTAATGCATTTTCAGATCATCAGGAatctgttctctattttgtttagtaTGAGAAGGATCTTTATTGTTCTAGGTCAAAACAACCATGGGTTTATCTGTAGAAAATGAAGTTATTCATAGCAAAGAATAAAATGACTCAAAACTAGCTGTTTTATTTTGGCATAGTACTAGTCTCAGTCAAAAATGTCAAATCCTCTTTGGCACCAATGTATCTTTATGGTTGAACAAAATGATAATATAAGATACAATTTAGGGGGAAGAAAGTTGTTAATTATGTACCACACTAatctaaaatatttccaaaacaaGCTCAAGATTCCTTACAGCCCAAAACATGCAAATAAAGATTTGTAACATGTTTTTGAAGTAGCTATGTTTTGGCATAAGAATAAAGAGTCTCTGTTTTAGAaggtgaattatttaaaatatgaataattctCTATAGCTtacccagttttattttttacatcaaTTGACCTACCAATAAGAAAGGTTACTGGTTGCAGGTAGTCAATTTCTTTGTAATGAAAGGgttaaaatatgctattttggcatatttttaaaggtaaagaAACTCGAAAAATAGGTGCATGAAGAGCACTTTGCCCTTTGTGCTGTTTCTTAGGAGAGAAGATGAAATTCCAGTATGAAAGGCACTCTGTACTGGAAGGAAAGGCAGCATCCTAAGTTTCAAAGACAAGAAGTAGAATACTGTACAGACcttgctaaaatttattatttaagtcTCCCCACATAATTTAGTCACACAATGTCAATTTAATTCTTGGACCCAGCAGAGACCCTAACAGAATGGAGGTGTAATTTTTCTACCCCTAGAGTAGAGCATGGTACCATGTATACTATGTaatgttaatataatatatagttcaTACTCTGTATTGTATCTACTAAATATAGTATGTTAATTTGGATGTATACTATTTATGTAGTATATAGTTGATTCAAATAAATACTGTTTAATGATTCCCTTCTTTTACTTAAGAATATATTATGtgtcccaaagtcctggaattacaggtatgatccaccgcggatcacctgaggtcaggagttcaagaccagcctggctaacatggcaaaaccccgtttttactaaaaaatacaaaaaaattggccaggcatggtggcgtgcgcctgtagtcccagctactcaggaggctaaggcgcgagaatcgtttgaacccgggcggcgaaggttgcagtgagccgagatggtgccactgcactccagcctgggtgacagagtgagactatgtctcaaaaaaaaaaaaaaaaaaaaaaagaatatattatgtgtatgtttctatatatgcacacaaaatatttctgttttgaagGACTTAATACTTGTAGCATTTAGTCAGAAAAGACGTGCAACAGCTTAAGAAATTACATGCACATTTTCACATAGATCTCAAGGTAAAATCTAACGCACAGATTTTTGTGTAGCACCTTTCATACGGCAGTATAACTGGGTTGTGTTAAGAGTACCATTCTAGAACCTCTTTAAAAAGTTCCTAGAGCCACACATGGGTAACATGTTAACATTAAGTAGCCAATGGTGTTCAATGAACAGTCGTTTCACATACTCATGACTATGTTTTAACCATAACTTCATGGCAGAACGACTGTAAATTGGCAGGTAGCAGCAGAGCAACCATAGGCCATTGTGCCTGAGTCACCGCTCGTGTGATGCCCCTGCACAAACTGATGAATGTCTGTAGTAGCTCGATGTTGTAGTGTCATAACTACAGCTTAATATGCGCAACTATGAAGAAGCTGAGGAGTCAGGAGTATCTGAAAACTCTACAGTCACACGGAAGAAAAATTCCCTGTTCATCCAGCAGAAGCACTTAGGCAGGAAACCACATATTCGACACCCGGAAGTGCGAAACGCGGGTAACGCAGTGGGAGGTGAAACCGACGAGGGTGCAGGCAGCACCAGGCGGCGAACCAGGCCCGCTGGGTGGTGGCTGGAGGCTGCGGGTGGGGACAAAAGCGCGGCAGACGAGACAAAAGGGAGCGCACTCACCAGAACCACTCGCTACCGAAGCTGGGCACGGAAAACACTCCCCAGTGGATGAAGATGCCGAACTTGGCCTGGTCAAACCACGCGGGCAGCTGGCGGGCGTCCAGGGACTCCCAGGTGGGGTCGAAGCGCGTGGCGCTGTGGGCAGGGCACGGCGgcggtggcagcagcagcaacagcagcagcggGAACGCGAGCCTGGGGAGCTCCTGGGGCCGCATGTCCCGGCGCAGGCCGGCTGTCCTCTCTGCAGGCTCCCGCGGCCTCGGGAGCGCTGTTCTTCCGTTTCTGCCGCTGAGTATGCCGCGCCGCGGTCACCTGACCAAGCCGGACTTGGAAACCGGCCACCCTTCCCCCTCTGGGGCGGGAGTGGCCACTCTCCCGGGCGTTCCGAATGACCTCAGGAGGGCTGCATCGCTCAGCATAACTAAGGAGGCCAGCATTACCCCAAAGCCAGCTGCGACGGCTTTGCTAAGGCTCTGTCCTCTTGAGGGGAAAATATGAGTCTGAGTCAGGGCCCTGTGGCCAGCGCCTCTGCCCTCAAGCAGACACGACGCTGACCAAGAAACTGCCCAAGAGGACAACGCCACCAGCCCACCCTGGTGGCTGCTCCACACGTCCGAAGCGTGGACGAGAAGGTCAAGGCAGGAACTTCAGCCGGGTCTCGCCATGATGGAACATGGAAAGCAACCTAGATCCTTCTCGGCCTCTGTATCAGCTCCCAAGATCCTGCATGTTAGAACCATGGTTGTCAACCTTGAATTTGTATCAGATGAAATTCCAAGAGCTTCAGATTCAGCAGTTAGGTTGGGGCCCAATAATTTGCGTTTCTACCCAGTTCCTACTTCTAGGATGTTCTGATGTTgggccgggcgcgctggctcactcctgtaatcccaacactttgggaggcc encodes:
- the FUCA2 gene encoding plasma alpha-L-fucosidase is translated as MRPQELPRLAFPLLLLLLLPPPPCPAHSATRFDPTWESLDARQLPAWFDQAKFGIFIHWGVFSVPSFGSEWFWWYWQKEKIPKYVEFMKDNYPPSFKYEDFGPLFTAKFFNANQWADIFQASGAKYIVLTSKHHEGFTLWGSEYSWNWNAIDEGPKRDIVKELEVAIRNRTDLRFGLYYSLFEWFHPLFLEDESSSFHKRQFPVSKTLPELYELVNNYQPEVLWSDGDGGAPDQYWNSTGFLAWLYNESPVRGTVVTNDRWGAGSICKHGGFYTCSDRYNPGHLLPHKWENCMTIDKLSWGYRREAGISDYLTIEELVKQLVETVSCGGNLLMNIGPTLDGTISVVFEERLRQMGSWLKVNGEAIYETHTWRSQNDTVTPDVWYTSKPKEKLVYAIFLKWPTSGQLFLGHPKAILGATEVKLLGHGQPLNWISLEQNGIMVELPQLTIHQMPCKWGWALALTNVI